Proteins encoded in a region of the Planktothrix tepida PCC 9214 genome:
- a CDS encoding NB-ARC domain-containing protein, producing the protein MDIEEVLELADHLIFTKTGKHLDHLQQAILRGTIQNCTYSEIAEDHYASESHVKWVGSELWKMISEELGETVKKSNFRAIFEKGKIYKNKISSAIVGETVTVHHINICSESERAKAQQQKQSHLNDPEITPNQPYIDLNDAPKITKFYDRTQELSTLEKWIIEDGVQLITLLGLSGIGKTTLSLHLIDEIKTNFDYIIYRSLGFAPTLDETLTNLLEIFGNPDKIEIPLKLETKLSQLFNYLRQYRCLLILDDIQMLFFEGQLAGHYQSGYENYQLFYKKIAEVCHQSCVILNSWEKPREIEKIEFENLPVRTLILGSLGLAAQNIFRDKNLSNPETWDILINTYQGNPLWLGMIATLIQELFNSRVTEFLYYDEPILCDSLQEQLKLHFQRLSPQEKTVITVLSHSSEIMNLQSLATQTKLSNSELLNTIQSLIRRFLVVREEQDNVTFFIVNPLLKEYVKKI; encoded by the coding sequence ATGGATATTGAAGAAGTCCTAGAACTGGCAGATCATCTCATTTTTACCAAGACAGGAAAACACTTAGATCATCTCCAACAAGCGATTCTGCGAGGTACTATACAAAACTGTACATACTCGGAAATTGCTGAAGATCATTATGCCAGTGAAAGTCATGTTAAATGGGTCGGTTCAGAATTATGGAAAATGATCTCTGAAGAGTTAGGAGAAACGGTTAAAAAATCTAATTTTAGAGCTATATTTGAGAAAGGGAAAATTTATAAGAATAAAATTTCATCAGCTATTGTTGGTGAGACAGTTACAGTTCATCATATTAATATTTGTTCTGAATCAGAAAGAGCTAAAGCTCAACAACAAAAGCAATCCCATCTAAATGATCCTGAAATAACTCCTAATCAACCCTATATCGATTTAAACGACGCACCAAAAATAACAAAATTTTACGATCGCACTCAAGAACTTTCTACCCTAGAAAAATGGATTATAGAAGATGGAGTTCAGTTAATAACCCTTTTAGGTTTAAGTGGAATTGGCAAAACAACCCTTTCCCTTCATTTGATAGATGAAATTAAAACTAACTTTGATTATATAATTTATCGCAGCCTTGGTTTTGCTCCTACCCTAGATGAAACCTTAACGAACTTGTTAGAAATATTCGGCAATCCAGATAAAATAGAAATTCCTTTAAAGCTAGAAACAAAACTTTCTCAACTGTTTAATTATCTGCGTCAATATCGCTGTCTTCTCATCCTAGATGATATCCAAATGCTGTTTTTTGAGGGACAATTGGCAGGTCACTATCAATCTGGTTATGAGAATTATCAACTATTTTATAAAAAAATTGCCGAGGTTTGTCATCAGAGTTGCGTGATCTTAAACAGTTGGGAAAAACCTAGAGAAATTGAAAAAATTGAATTTGAAAATCTTCCTGTTCGTACTTTGATATTAGGAAGTTTAGGTCTAGCTGCTCAAAATATTTTTAGAGATAAAAATTTATCTAATCCTGAAACATGGGATATCTTAATTAATACTTATCAAGGCAACCCTTTATGGTTAGGAATGATAGCAACTCTGATTCAAGAATTATTTAATAGTAGAGTAACTGAGTTTTTGTACTATGATGAGCCGATTTTATGCGACTCCCTGCAAGAGCAACTTAAGCTACATTTTCAACGTTTATCTCCCCAGGAAAAAACTGTAATTACTGTTCTTTCTCATTCTTCAGAAATCATGAATTTACAGTCTCTTGCAACTCAGACTAAACTATCAAATTCAGAGTTATTAAATACTATTCAATCTCTAATCAGGCGTTTTTTAGTGGTCAGAGAAGAACAAGATAACGTGACATTTTTTATTGTGAATCCTCTGTTAAAAGAATATGTTAAAAAGATTTAA
- a CDS encoding ABC transporter ATP-binding protein → MLELVNVSVNYGSIQALKDINLVVNQGEIVTLIGANGAGKSTTLKTISRLINLRQGKLIYQGKDITNLRPDQVVKMGIAQSPEGRRILSQQTILTNLELGAYTRSDRLGIKTDIEKQFITFPRLAERKHQLAGTLSGGEQQMLAIARAVMSRPQLLLLDEPSLGLAPQIVREIFSVIRQLNQSGVTILLVEQNAHLALEIADRGYVLEAGCLTLTGKASELLTDERVKQAYLG, encoded by the coding sequence ATGTTAGAATTAGTGAATGTATCTGTTAATTATGGTTCGATTCAAGCTTTAAAAGATATTAATCTTGTCGTCAATCAAGGAGAAATTGTCACTTTAATTGGGGCAAATGGGGCGGGTAAAAGTACCACATTAAAAACGATTTCTCGCTTAATTAATCTTCGTCAAGGAAAACTAATTTATCAAGGAAAAGATATCACGAATTTACGACCGGATCAAGTCGTTAAAATGGGGATCGCCCAAAGTCCAGAAGGTCGGAGAATTCTATCTCAACAAACCATATTAACCAATTTAGAATTAGGAGCTTATACCCGCAGCGATCGCTTAGGAATTAAAACAGATATTGAAAAACAATTTATCACCTTTCCCCGGTTAGCTGAACGAAAACATCAATTAGCAGGAACTTTAAGCGGTGGAGAACAACAAATGTTAGCGATCGCTCGTGCGGTGATGAGTCGTCCTCAGTTATTATTATTAGATGAACCCAGTTTAGGATTAGCCCCCCAAATTGTTCGAGAAATCTTCTCAGTTATTCGTCAACTGAATCAATCGGGTGTTACGATTTTATTAGTGGAACAAAATGCCCATTTAGCCTTAGAAATTGCGGATCGAGGTTATGTTTTAGAAGCGGGTTGTTTAACGTTAACTGGAAAAGCTTCTGAGTTATTAACAGATGAACGAGTTAAACAAGCTTATTTAGGTTAA
- a CDS encoding branched-chain amino acid ABC transporter permease: MINFFNTYGFLIVSMLLGAVLGLSVYLPLMAGQLSLATPGFYALGGYIAAILSTQVFKFTGTIFPFTFFVLELIITALVSAVLAIALGIPVLRLRGIYLAISTIAFVEILRVLALNLEITGGAVGIFGIPQPFTTPLEYLWVAIPLLILSMVFLYRLEKIKAGRAFSAIREDELAADSMGINPTYYKALSFTLGAILAGLVGTISAHFLNTWNARQGTFDSSIIYLAFVLIGGSRTFWGPVLGGIILTALPEVLRGMGGISSLPLWFAQFLRDGRLIIFGVLLVVGSIFYPQGLITPELLNKIARKNPFRGILNKQSIKG; this comes from the coding sequence ATGATTAATTTTTTCAACACCTATGGCTTTTTAATCGTTTCCATGCTATTGGGAGCGGTTCTAGGGTTGTCTGTTTATTTACCCTTAATGGCGGGTCAACTTTCCTTAGCAACCCCTGGATTTTATGCGTTAGGCGGTTACATTGCTGCCATTTTATCAACTCAAGTCTTTAAATTCACGGGGACTATTTTTCCTTTTACATTTTTTGTGTTAGAACTCATCATAACGGCTCTGGTTTCTGCTGTTTTAGCCATAGCATTAGGAATTCCAGTGCTAAGATTACGGGGGATTTATTTAGCGATTTCAACCATTGCTTTTGTCGAAATTTTAAGGGTTTTAGCGTTAAATTTAGAGATAACAGGTGGGGCGGTTGGTATTTTTGGAATTCCTCAACCCTTTACAACTCCCTTAGAATATTTATGGGTAGCCATTCCCTTGTTAATTCTGAGCATGGTTTTCTTATACCGCTTAGAAAAAATTAAAGCGGGACGAGCATTTAGTGCCATTCGGGAAGATGAATTAGCCGCCGATTCGATGGGAATTAACCCCACTTATTATAAAGCATTATCCTTTACATTGGGGGCAATTTTAGCGGGATTAGTGGGAACGATTAGCGCCCATTTTCTCAATACTTGGAATGCACGTCAAGGAACCTTTGATAGTAGTATTATTTATTTAGCTTTTGTGTTAATTGGAGGGTCAAGAACCTTTTGGGGGCCCGTTTTAGGGGGAATTATTCTGACTGCGTTACCGGAAGTATTACGAGGAATGGGGGGAATTAGTAGTTTACCGTTATGGTTCGCTCAATTTTTACGGGATGGTCGTTTAATTATTTTTGGGGTGTTATTGGTTGTGGGATCAATTTTTTATCCGCAAGGCTTAATTACTCCTGAATTATTAAATAAAATCGCTCGAAAAAATCCATTTCGGGGAATTTTGAACAAACAATCCATTAAAGGTTAA
- a CDS encoding type II toxin-antitoxin system HicA family toxin — translation MPKNIPSLKPRELIKILEKGGCRFDREGKGDHCLYIRLTPESKHIVPIDMGAKEMSPAYVLRIFRQFGFTDEEIDQLLK, via the coding sequence ATGCCTAAAAACATCCCTTCATTAAAGCCGAGAGAATTGATTAAAATTTTAGAAAAAGGTGGATGTAGGTTTGATCGAGAAGGGAAAGGAGATCATTGCTTATATATTCGTTTAACTCCAGAAAGTAAACATATTGTTCCTATTGATATGGGTGCGAAAGAAATGTCACCTGCTTATGTATTAAGGATTTTTCGGCAATTTGGCTTTACTGATGAAGAAATCGATCAACTGTTAAAATAA
- a CDS encoding ABC transporter substrate-binding protein → MIKRRQFIPLFLSGITFSLVVACNSSQPSGTNTTSSQNSTTTASQNANGIPIGVVLAQTSNAALLGQEQVIGAKMAEKYFNQQGGVNGTPIKLALQDGGGDEQSAINAFNTLITQEKVVGILGPSLSQQAFAADPIAERAKVPVLGPSNTAKGIPQIGDYIARVSAPVAVVAPNAVQAALKLNPNLKKVAVFFAQNDAFSKSETETFQQTVKDLNLDLVTVQKFQTTDTDFQNQATAAINLNPDLIIISGLAADGGNLIKQLRQLGYQGLIIGGNGLNTSNILPVCQKECDGVIIAQAYSPEIDNPINKTFRETYVAENKKEPPQFTAQAFAGIQVFVDALKAVDQKNKISSLSLEQLREQLNQAILSGKYQTVLGNISFTPEGEVVQEKFYVAQIKMDETGKNGKFTYLK, encoded by the coding sequence ATGATCAAAAGACGCCAATTTATTCCTCTATTTTTATCAGGAATTACCTTTTCTTTAGTAGTAGCCTGTAATTCCTCTCAACCATCTGGAACTAACACAACTTCGAGTCAAAATTCAACTACAACGGCCAGTCAAAATGCGAATGGAATCCCCATCGGAGTTGTTCTTGCTCAAACCAGTAACGCCGCATTATTAGGACAAGAACAAGTTATCGGCGCGAAAATGGCTGAAAAATATTTTAATCAACAAGGAGGGGTGAATGGAACTCCGATAAAATTAGCCCTTCAAGATGGCGGCGGCGATGAACAAAGTGCTATTAATGCCTTTAATACTTTAATTACTCAAGAAAAAGTTGTCGGAATTTTAGGCCCTTCTTTATCTCAACAAGCCTTTGCGGCTGACCCCATTGCAGAACGGGCAAAAGTTCCGGTTTTAGGCCCTTCTAATACCGCTAAAGGAATTCCTCAAATTGGAGATTATATTGCCAGGGTTTCTGCACCCGTTGCGGTGGTTGCTCCTAACGCGGTGCAAGCAGCATTAAAACTCAACCCTAACTTAAAAAAAGTTGCGGTTTTCTTCGCCCAAAATGATGCGTTTAGTAAATCAGAAACGGAAACGTTTCAACAAACGGTTAAAGATTTAAACCTAGATTTAGTAACGGTTCAAAAGTTCCAAACCACAGACACCGATTTTCAAAACCAAGCCACTGCTGCCATTAACTTAAATCCTGATTTAATTATTATTTCAGGACTCGCTGCCGATGGGGGAAATTTAATCAAACAGTTGCGACAACTCGGTTATCAAGGATTAATTATTGGCGGAAATGGTTTAAATACCTCTAATATTTTACCCGTCTGTCAAAAAGAATGTGATGGGGTGATTATTGCTCAAGCTTATAGTCCTGAAATTGATAATCCGATTAATAAAACTTTCCGAGAAACCTATGTAGCTGAAAACAAAAAAGAACCGCCTCAATTTACCGCCCAAGCGTTTGCTGGAATTCAAGTGTTTGTAGATGCGTTAAAAGCGGTTGACCAGAAAAATAAAATTAGTAGTTTATCCTTAGAACAGCTAAGAGAACAATTAAATCAAGCAATTTTATCAGGGAAATATCAAACGGTTTTAGGGAATATTTCCTTTACTCCTGAAGGGGAAGTGGTACAAGAAAAATTTTATGTTGCTCAAATTAAAATGGATGAAACGGGAAAAAATGGCAAATTCACCTATTTAAAATAA
- a CDS encoding barstar family protein, with protein MNQILNLIQGESQPNIYQFPLDISPEELSQLCQEYSCELFYFDGSTINNKADFLKTASTVMNLPEYFGYNWDAWEDCLTDLSWFEASSYLIVYDQWQNFAENYPDDWQILNDIFSEAITYWLKRNKRFYVLLTSP; from the coding sequence ATGAATCAAATATTAAACCTCATACAAGGTGAAAGTCAACCGAATATTTATCAGTTTCCCTTAGATATTTCTCCAGAAGAATTATCTCAACTTTGTCAAGAGTATAGCTGTGAGTTATTTTATTTTGACGGCAGCACAATTAACAATAAAGCTGATTTTCTAAAAACAGCCAGCACGGTGATGAATTTACCTGAATATTTTGGCTATAATTGGGATGCTTGGGAAGATTGTCTAACTGATCTCAGTTGGTTTGAAGCGTCATCTTATTTGATTGTTTATGATCAATGGCAAAATTTCGCTGAGAATTATCCTGATGATTGGCAAATCTTAAATGATATTTTTTCAGAAGCAATCACCTATTGGTTAAAAAGAAATAAGCGATTTTATGTATTATTAACCAGTCCTTAA
- a CDS encoding tetratricopeptide repeat protein encodes MYKILVFLFYRGAVYARLNSHQSAIANFNQALKINPESSEAYLLRGEQYLGNKDYSLALWDYTQVIKLNPNNTNAYLDRGYIYRELNETEKAIADFQKASELLGNSGDAKTQQLTLSIIQELEASRPVIIVEEDDDDHDHKLRRKKNTYSTSTSSSRSRSRRRR; translated from the coding sequence ATGTACAAGATTTTAGTTTTCTTGTTTTATCGAGGGGCTGTTTATGCCCGATTAAACAGTCATCAATCGGCGATCGCGAATTTTAATCAAGCCCTGAAAATTAATCCTGAAAGTTCCGAAGCTTATTTATTGAGAGGAGAGCAATATTTAGGAAATAAAGATTATAGTCTAGCCCTCTGGGATTATACTCAGGTAATTAAATTGAATCCCAATAATACAAATGCTTATTTAGATCGAGGCTATATTTATCGAGAATTAAATGAAACAGAAAAAGCGATCGCTGATTTTCAGAAAGCATCGGAATTATTGGGAAATAGTGGAGATGCTAAGACGCAACAATTAACCCTATCAATTATTCAAGAATTAGAAGCTTCTCGCCCGGTCATTATTGTAGAAGAAGATGACGATGATCATGATCACAAGTTAAGACGGAAGAAAAATACTTATTCTACTTCTACGAGTTCGAGTCGGAGTCGCAGTCGGAGAAGACGATAA
- a CDS encoding ABC transporter ATP-binding protein, which produces MSSSTVQPILEVQGLTRYFGGLLAVDQVSFTVQEQEIFGLIGPNGAGKTTLFNLITGLIPPSKGSLIYQNHPITQLKPYQIAEKGIARTFQNLRLFGNLSALENVAIARHIHNQSNLISGILGLPQAVQIEQKNYEKARELLAIFGLADRVEQKARNFAYGDQRRLEIARALALEPKVLLLDEPAAGMNPSEKKELSDLIRQIAKQFQLTVILIEHHVPLVMGLCDHIAVLDFGKLIALGEPEIVRNNPAVIEAYLGDE; this is translated from the coding sequence ATGAGTTCATCAACAGTACAACCGATTTTAGAAGTACAAGGTTTAACGCGATATTTTGGTGGTTTATTAGCCGTTGATCAGGTATCTTTTACGGTTCAAGAGCAAGAAATATTCGGTTTAATTGGCCCCAATGGAGCCGGAAAAACCACATTATTTAATTTAATTACTGGGTTAATTCCGCCGTCTAAGGGTTCATTGATTTATCAAAATCATCCTATAACTCAATTAAAACCTTATCAAATTGCAGAAAAAGGAATCGCCCGAACCTTTCAAAATCTCCGGTTATTTGGTAATTTATCCGCTTTAGAAAACGTAGCGATCGCTCGTCATATACACAACCAATCTAATCTGATTTCAGGGATTTTAGGTTTACCCCAAGCGGTACAAATTGAACAAAAAAACTATGAAAAAGCTAGAGAATTATTAGCAATTTTTGGATTAGCAGATCGAGTGGAACAAAAAGCTCGTAATTTTGCCTATGGTGACCAACGACGCTTAGAAATTGCTCGTGCGTTAGCTTTAGAACCCAAAGTATTATTATTAGATGAACCAGCCGCAGGAATGAACCCCAGTGAGAAAAAAGAACTCAGTGATTTAATTCGCCAAATTGCTAAACAATTCCAATTAACGGTAATTTTAATTGAACATCATGTTCCGTTAGTGATGGGGTTGTGCGATCACATTGCGGTTTTAGATTTTGGTAAACTCATTGCATTAGGAGAACCAGAAATTGTGAGAAATAATCCTGCGGTCATTGAAGCTTATTTAGGAGATGAATAA
- a CDS encoding branched-chain amino acid ABC transporter permease has translation MDFNVFLQSFLNGLSIGSVYAIFALGYTLVFSILGVINFAHGAIFTLGAYFTYTLSGGVFGFNGLLANGKLPFQLPFFLALILGCILAGFASILLERLAFKPLRIRGADPLLTLVSSLGAAVVIVNVIQYLVGAEIYTFPDNIYGNIPVAINFGTATRPIMIRTVQVIIFAVCAVMVALLTYLVNGTKIGKALQAVAEDETTASLLGINPEQFIKITFFVSGLLAGLAGTLVGSSVSIAGPYFGISFGLKGLGVIVLGGLGSIPGAVIGGLLLGLAEAFVPPDFSGYREAISFAILFIMLLVRPEGLLGRKRIQKV, from the coding sequence ATGGATTTTAATGTATTTCTACAATCCTTTTTAAATGGTCTATCAATTGGTAGTGTTTACGCTATTTTTGCTTTAGGATATACTTTGGTTTTTTCAATTTTAGGGGTGATTAATTTTGCTCATGGAGCTATTTTTACCTTGGGAGCTTATTTTACATATACCCTATCTGGTGGAGTTTTTGGATTTAATGGATTATTAGCCAATGGAAAATTACCGTTTCAATTGCCATTTTTTCTAGCCTTAATTTTAGGCTGTATTCTAGCGGGATTTGCCTCTATTTTGTTAGAACGATTAGCCTTTAAACCGTTAAGAATAAGAGGGGCTGATCCCTTATTAACCCTAGTTTCTAGTTTAGGGGCTGCGGTGGTGATTGTCAACGTGATTCAATATTTAGTTGGGGCAGAAATTTACACTTTTCCTGATAATATTTACGGAAATATTCCCGTCGCAATTAATTTCGGAACTGCGACTCGACCGATTATGATTAGAACCGTACAAGTGATTATTTTTGCGGTTTGTGCAGTCATGGTGGCTTTATTAACCTATCTGGTGAATGGCACAAAAATCGGGAAAGCGTTACAAGCCGTCGCCGAAGATGAAACCACCGCTAGTTTATTAGGAATTAACCCCGAACAATTTATTAAAATAACCTTTTTTGTCAGTGGACTTTTAGCGGGATTAGCCGGAACATTAGTGGGTTCTAGTGTGAGTATCGCAGGGCCGTATTTTGGGATTAGTTTTGGGTTAAAAGGGTTAGGGGTGATTGTTTTAGGAGGGTTAGGAAGTATTCCAGGGGCGGTAATTGGGGGGTTATTATTAGGATTAGCAGAAGCCTTTGTTCCTCCTGATTTTTCCGGCTATCGAGAGGCGATTTCTTTTGCTATTCTCTTTATTATGCTATTAGTTCGACCGGAAGGATTATTAGGACGTAAACGGATTCAAAAGGTATAA
- a CDS encoding BrnT family toxin, translating into MQFEWDVNKNAQNLKKHGISFEEAQEIFDGLVFTAIDERFDYGGEIREISIGAIQGVVIVTVVHTERSGVIRIISARKATRQERKTYYDYLAKTT; encoded by the coding sequence ATGCAGTTTGAATGGGATGTAAACAAAAATGCTCAAAATCTCAAAAAACATGGTATTAGCTTTGAAGAAGCTCAAGAAATATTTGACGGACTTGTTTTTACCGCCATTGATGAACGTTTTGATTACGGCGGAGAGATTCGAGAAATTAGTATCGGTGCAATACAGGGTGTTGTTATCGTGACCGTAGTGCATACTGAAAGAAGTGGAGTCATCCGAATCATATCTGCAAGAAAAGCTACTCGTCAAGAAAGAAAAACCTATTATGACTATCTCGCAAAAACGACTTAA
- a CDS encoding BrnA antitoxin family protein: MTISQKRLKELENLPENAIDTSDIPELDASFWEKAKLVKPITKKAISLRVDSDVLDWFKSQGKGYQSMMNSVLRSYFEHEVNTTKE; the protein is encoded by the coding sequence ATGACTATCTCGCAAAAACGACTTAAAGAGTTAGAAAATCTCCCAGAAAATGCGATTGACACATCAGATATACCTGAATTAGATGCCAGTTTTTGGGAAAAAGCTAAACTCGTTAAACCGATTACCAAAAAAGCTATTTCTTTAAGAGTTGATAGTGATGTTTTAGATTGGTTTAAAAGCCAAGGAAAAGGCTATCAATCGATGATGAATTCCGTACTACGTTCTTATTTTGAACATGAGGTAAACACGACTAAAGAATAA
- a CDS encoding ribonuclease domain-containing protein — translation MSFLRKGLIFFLTCLVCFSVSITHHFHFSPVSATQITIIAQIPTVNLSQLPAEARNTLKLIEQGGPFPYPEKDGSTFFNREKLLPNKPNGYYREYTIPTPGERSRGARRFVVGSQGEIYYTSNHYQSFFRVLRQ, via the coding sequence ATGTCTTTTTTGAGAAAAGGATTGATCTTTTTCCTGACATGCTTAGTCTGTTTTAGCGTTAGTATTACCCATCATTTTCATTTTTCTCCGGTTTCTGCAACGCAAATCACTATTATTGCTCAAATTCCAACCGTTAATTTAAGTCAACTGCCAGCAGAAGCCCGGAATACTTTAAAATTAATTGAGCAAGGAGGCCCTTTCCCTTACCCCGAAAAAGATGGCTCAACTTTCTTTAACCGAGAAAAATTATTACCCAATAAACCCAATGGTTATTATCGGGAATATACTATACCCACTCCAGGGGAAAGAAGTCGGGGAGCTAGGCGCTTTGTCGTCGGTAGTCAGGGGGAAATTTATTACACCAGCAACCATTATCAAAGTTTTTTTAGGGTTTTAAGACAATGA
- a CDS encoding type II toxin-antitoxin system HicB family antitoxin, whose amino-acid sequence MEFYSVVLRKSSGYWVALCLENGIVAQGDNPEQSISKLQEAIESFLLVCETEEKVDQSPISILELHEFLTIDEDNKSNSYELRKVYA is encoded by the coding sequence ATGGAGTTTTATAGCGTTGTTCTTAGGAAAAGTTCAGGATATTGGGTTGCATTATGTTTAGAAAATGGAATTGTTGCTCAAGGGGACAATCCTGAACAATCCATTAGTAAACTTCAAGAAGCGATTGAATCTTTTTTATTAGTATGTGAAACCGAGGAAAAAGTTGATCAATCTCCTATTTCGATTTTAGAACTTCATGAATTTTTAACTATTGATGAGGATAATAAATCAAATAGTTATGAATTAAGGAAGGTTTATGCCTAA
- a CDS encoding GUN4 domain-containing protein, whose amino-acid sequence MLKKSSTWRYLWIVVMFSWGLQACLFSSPSPKPDPVFELTSNANIHYQQLKQFLRENRLKEADQETFKILLKLSNRQAEGWLSQADVEGLACEDLQTINRLWNYYSDGRFGFSQQEKIWTSLGGIIGNYTPGMAEKFGDRVGWRRGGQWLKYDQLNFSHRAPDGHLPATTGNGVSGGVWNGVASITHRVKYCGVIDALAMGEWIKADWKTLELFEVYRIPIENSPDVPAPLVISEIPCSELQGIDQLWVKYSKGRFGLSVQGKILKSIGHSSEKLEDRYEQFEKAVGWRIDPRDMTYEKSDPKTVPLGHFPYRLGYSYDTFGSGFHRTWRLSINPNCGF is encoded by the coding sequence ATGTTAAAAAAATCTTCAACTTGGCGATATTTGTGGATTGTAGTGATGTTTTCCTGGGGTCTTCAGGCTTGTCTGTTCTCGTCTCCATCCCCTAAACCCGATCCGGTTTTTGAACTCACATCAAATGCCAATATACACTATCAACAACTCAAACAATTCTTAAGGGAAAACCGCTTGAAAGAAGCGGATCAAGAAACCTTTAAAATTTTACTCAAACTGAGTAACCGACAAGCTGAAGGTTGGTTAAGTCAAGCTGATGTCGAAGGTTTAGCTTGTGAGGATTTACAAACAATAAATCGATTGTGGAATTATTATAGTGATGGTCGGTTTGGGTTTAGTCAACAGGAAAAAATTTGGACATCTTTAGGAGGAATAATTGGTAACTATACCCCGGGAATGGCTGAGAAATTTGGCGATCGCGTGGGTTGGCGTCGGGGAGGTCAGTGGCTAAAATACGATCAACTGAATTTTTCCCATAGAGCTCCCGATGGACATTTACCCGCTACCACCGGAAATGGTGTCAGTGGGGGGGTTTGGAATGGGGTCGCCTCCATCACCCATCGAGTTAAATACTGTGGTGTTATTGATGCGTTAGCGATGGGTGAATGGATAAAAGCGGACTGGAAAACCTTAGAATTGTTTGAAGTTTATCGAATTCCGATTGAAAATTCTCCTGATGTTCCGGCGCCTTTGGTAATTTCTGAAATTCCCTGTTCGGAACTCCAGGGAATTGATCAGCTATGGGTAAAATATTCCAAGGGGCGCTTTGGTTTAAGTGTTCAAGGTAAAATTTTAAAATCCATCGGTCATTCTTCAGAAAAGCTTGAAGACCGTTATGAACAATTTGAAAAAGCAGTGGGTTGGCGTATTGATCCTCGTGATATGACCTACGAGAAAAGTGATCCTAAAACGGTTCCGTTGGGGCATTTTCCCTATCGATTAGGCTATAGTTATGATACCTTTGGTTCAGGTTTTCACCGGACTTGGCGACTGTCAATTAACCCTAATTGTGGGTTTTAA